Proteins from one Microbacterium sp. Root553 genomic window:
- a CDS encoding YciI family protein, with the protein MKYMLIMRSNDDAVEAYEETPFEEVIAAMGAYNESMIKAGVLLAGEGLSDASEGFVVDFSAEKPLITDGPYGETKELFNGFWIIEVASREEAAEWASRAPLGAGSFLEVRRVTDESDFPADNEWIEKEKGWRADEEARRAQQ; encoded by the coding sequence ATGAAGTACATGCTGATCATGCGATCGAACGACGACGCGGTCGAGGCGTACGAGGAGACGCCCTTCGAGGAGGTCATCGCGGCCATGGGCGCGTACAACGAGTCGATGATCAAGGCCGGTGTGCTGCTCGCCGGCGAAGGGCTCAGCGACGCCTCCGAGGGCTTCGTCGTCGACTTCAGCGCCGAGAAGCCGCTCATCACCGACGGCCCCTACGGCGAGACCAAGGAGCTGTTCAACGGCTTCTGGATCATCGAGGTCGCATCCCGTGAGGAGGCCGCCGAGTGGGCGAGTCGCGCTCCGCTGGGAGCAGGGTCGTTCCTCGAGGTGCGACGGGTGACCGACGAATCCGACTTCCCGGCCGACAACGAGTGGATCGAGAAGGAGAAGGGCTGGCGCGCGGACGAAGAGGCGCGCCGCGCTCAGCAGTGA
- the guaA gene encoding glutamine-hydrolyzing GMP synthase, whose translation MTEQSETQQRPALVVDFGAQYAQLIARRVREAGVYSEIVPHTATAEEIAAKNPVAIILSGGPSSVYEEGAPRLDPAVFELGVPTLGICYGFQYMAQTLGGEVANTGLREYGATDAVITGDGGTLLGGQPAEQNVWMSHGDQVAKAPEGFEVLATTEATKVAAFADPERGFYGVQWHPEVKHSDHGQQVIENFLHRGAGLASDWNPDNVIAEQVARIREQVGDARVISALSGGVDSAVSTALVHKAIGDQLTAVFVDHGLLRKGEREQVEQDYVESTGVRLITVDAAETFLGHLAGVTDPEEKRKIIGREFIRAFEKVQLDLVAEAKAAGGAPVKFLVQGTLYPDVVESGGGAGTANIKSHHNVGGLPDDLDFELIEPLRALFKDEVRAIGRELGIPEAIVGRQPFPGPGLGIRIIGEVTQDRLEILREADAIAREELTKAGLDQDIWQCPVVLLADVRSVGVQGDGRTYGHPIVLRPVSSEDAMTADWTRLPYDVLSKISNRITNGVRDVNRVVLDVTSKPPGTIEWE comes from the coding sequence TTGACCGAACAGTCAGAGACCCAGCAGCGCCCCGCACTCGTCGTCGATTTCGGCGCGCAGTACGCGCAGCTGATCGCCCGCCGAGTGCGTGAAGCCGGCGTCTACAGCGAGATCGTGCCGCACACGGCCACTGCCGAGGAGATCGCGGCGAAGAACCCGGTCGCGATCATCCTCTCCGGCGGGCCGTCGTCGGTGTACGAAGAGGGCGCTCCCCGCCTCGACCCCGCGGTGTTCGAGCTCGGGGTCCCGACGCTCGGCATCTGCTACGGCTTCCAGTACATGGCGCAGACGCTCGGCGGCGAGGTCGCGAACACGGGCCTGCGCGAGTACGGCGCCACCGACGCGGTCATCACGGGCGACGGCGGCACCCTGCTCGGCGGGCAGCCTGCAGAGCAGAACGTGTGGATGAGTCACGGCGACCAGGTCGCCAAGGCCCCCGAGGGCTTCGAGGTCCTCGCGACCACTGAGGCGACCAAGGTCGCCGCCTTCGCGGATCCGGAACGCGGCTTCTACGGCGTGCAGTGGCACCCCGAGGTGAAGCACTCCGATCACGGCCAGCAGGTCATCGAGAACTTCCTGCACCGCGGTGCGGGGCTCGCTTCCGACTGGAATCCCGACAACGTGATCGCGGAGCAGGTCGCACGCATCCGTGAGCAGGTGGGTGACGCCCGCGTCATCTCCGCGCTCTCAGGTGGCGTCGACTCCGCCGTCTCGACCGCGCTCGTGCACAAGGCCATCGGCGATCAGCTCACGGCGGTGTTCGTCGACCACGGTCTGCTGCGCAAGGGCGAGCGCGAGCAGGTCGAGCAGGACTACGTCGAATCGACCGGCGTCCGCCTCATCACGGTCGACGCGGCAGAGACCTTCCTGGGTCACCTCGCCGGGGTCACCGACCCCGAGGAGAAGCGCAAGATCATCGGTCGTGAGTTCATCCGGGCGTTCGAGAAGGTGCAGCTCGACCTCGTTGCCGAGGCCAAGGCCGCAGGCGGCGCACCGGTCAAGTTCCTCGTGCAGGGAACGCTCTACCCCGATGTCGTCGAGTCCGGCGGCGGAGCGGGTACCGCCAACATCAAGTCGCACCACAACGTGGGCGGACTGCCCGACGACCTCGACTTCGAGCTGATCGAGCCGCTGCGGGCGCTCTTCAAGGATGAGGTCCGTGCGATCGGCCGCGAGCTCGGCATCCCCGAGGCGATCGTCGGACGCCAGCCGTTCCCCGGGCCCGGTCTCGGTATTCGGATCATCGGCGAGGTCACGCAGGATCGGCTCGAGATCCTTCGCGAAGCCGATGCGATCGCACGGGAGGAGCTCACCAAGGCGGGACTCGACCAGGACATCTGGCAGTGCCCGGTGGTGCTGCTCGCCGACGTGCGCTCCGTGGGCGTGCAGGGCGACGGACGCACGTACGGCCACCCCATCGTGCTGCGCCCGGTCTCGAGCGAGGATGCGATGACCGCCGACTGGACGCGCCTGCCGTACGACGTGCTGTCGAAGATCTCGAACCGCATCACCAACGGCGTCCGTGACGTCAACCGCGTGGTGCTCGATGTCACGTCGAAGCCGCCGGGAACCATCGAGTGGGAGTGA
- a CDS encoding class I mannose-6-phosphate isomerase gives MTVNPILLPTNRPPERFYRGGARLDAFRREHGAADRVPEDWVGSTTTIRGEETLGLTTLPDGRVLRDAVEADPIAWLGAAHVERWGADTRLLVKILDAGQRLPVHAHPHDDFAASHLGRAHGKAEAWYILEGGTVHVGVRDDVDLARLSALVTAQDVGALLGLLHAIDVAPGDVVWVPPGELHAIGAGVLLLELQQPEDLSILLEWDGFAIDGPALGHLGLGFDLALTAVNTRARSLEDMRDLVRSAPASGSVFPADADPYFRLHRMRVDRAATVEQGFSIVVVTEGALEIGVAGSAGERLRSGSTLLVPWSAGPLDVAGVGELLIARPPAT, from the coding sequence ATGACCGTGAACCCGATACTGCTGCCCACCAACCGCCCGCCCGAGCGCTTCTACCGGGGCGGCGCGCGGCTCGACGCGTTCCGCCGCGAGCACGGAGCCGCGGACCGGGTCCCGGAGGACTGGGTGGGATCGACCACCACCATCCGCGGAGAGGAGACGCTCGGGCTCACGACGCTCCCGGACGGACGTGTGCTGCGCGACGCCGTCGAGGCCGATCCGATCGCGTGGCTGGGTGCCGCGCACGTCGAGAGATGGGGCGCCGACACCCGGCTGCTGGTGAAGATCCTCGACGCCGGTCAGCGCCTGCCGGTGCACGCGCACCCTCATGACGACTTCGCGGCGAGCCACCTGGGTCGCGCGCACGGCAAGGCCGAGGCGTGGTACATCCTCGAGGGCGGCACCGTGCACGTCGGAGTGCGTGACGACGTCGACCTCGCCCGCCTCTCCGCGCTGGTGACAGCGCAGGACGTCGGTGCGCTCCTCGGTCTGCTGCACGCGATCGACGTGGCGCCGGGCGATGTCGTCTGGGTGCCTCCTGGCGAGCTCCACGCGATCGGCGCCGGAGTGCTGCTCCTCGAACTCCAGCAGCCCGAGGATCTGTCGATCCTGCTCGAGTGGGACGGCTTCGCGATCGACGGACCGGCTCTCGGCCATCTCGGGCTGGGCTTCGATCTCGCCCTCACGGCGGTGAACACCCGGGCACGCAGTCTGGAGGACATGCGCGATCTCGTGCGGTCCGCGCCGGCGAGCGGGTCCGTGTTCCCGGCGGATGCGGATCCGTACTTCCGACTCCATCGGATGCGGGTCGATCGGGCCGCCACGGTGGAGCAGGGGTTCTCGATCGTGGTCGTCACGGAAGGGGCACTCGAGATCGGTGTCGCGGGGTCGGCGGGGGAGCGGCTCCGCTCCGGGAGCACCCTCCTCGTCCCCTGGAGTGCGGGTCCCCTCGACGTCGCCGGCGTCGGCGAGCTGCTGATCGCCCGGCCCCCGGCCACGTAG
- a CDS encoding GlsB/YeaQ/YmgE family stress response membrane protein yields MGFLGFLLLGLIAGAIAKLILPGKQGGGWLVTLLLGVVGALLGGWIGSAIFGKGVDSFFEISSWLLAIGGSIIVLLIYGLIVGRGNKARS; encoded by the coding sequence ATGGGTTTTCTCGGATTTCTTCTTCTCGGCCTGATCGCAGGCGCCATCGCAAAGCTCATCCTCCCCGGTAAGCAGGGTGGCGGCTGGCTCGTCACTCTTCTGCTCGGTGTCGTCGGAGCTCTCCTCGGTGGATGGATCGGTTCCGCCATCTTCGGTAAGGGCGTCGACAGCTTCTTCGAGATCAGTAGCTGGCTCCTCGCCATCGGCGGCTCGATCATCGTGCTGCTCATCTACGGCCTGATCGTCGGTCGCGGCAACAAGGCCCGCAGCTGA
- a CDS encoding ketose-bisphosphate aldolase, with the protein MLYTGKSILDVANEHNFAIPAFNISDWAMFTGIIDISEELDAPVIIAIHPDEVSHVTTDLIAAMHSRAHRASVPVAIHWDHGGTYEQMITAIKSGFTSVMIDASLLPFEENVALTRKVVEAAHAVGIQVEGELGTIGANDSYGESGAAEIIYTNPDDAVRFVQETGVDSLAIAIGTSHGLYPSDKNPELRHDLLEQIKAAVGIPLVLHGGSSNPDAELARAVELGVNKINISSDIKVSYHNRMREILGTDERLREPNAIQPEPIAAMKATAAEKIRLFGADGKAELY; encoded by the coding sequence GTGCTCTACACCGGCAAATCCATCCTCGACGTCGCCAACGAACACAACTTCGCGATCCCCGCGTTCAACATCAGCGACTGGGCGATGTTCACCGGCATCATCGACATCAGCGAGGAGCTGGACGCCCCCGTCATCATCGCCATCCACCCCGACGAGGTGTCGCACGTCACGACGGATCTGATCGCCGCGATGCACTCGCGCGCGCACCGGGCGAGCGTCCCCGTGGCGATCCACTGGGACCACGGCGGCACGTACGAGCAGATGATCACCGCCATCAAGTCCGGTTTCACCTCGGTCATGATCGATGCCTCTCTGCTGCCGTTCGAGGAGAACGTCGCGCTGACGCGCAAGGTCGTCGAGGCGGCCCACGCCGTGGGGATCCAGGTGGAGGGCGAGCTCGGCACCATCGGCGCGAACGACAGCTACGGCGAGTCGGGAGCGGCCGAGATCATCTACACGAACCCGGACGACGCGGTGCGCTTCGTGCAGGAGACGGGCGTCGACAGCCTGGCGATCGCGATCGGCACCTCGCACGGGCTGTACCCGAGCGACAAGAACCCCGAGCTGCGCCACGACCTCCTCGAGCAGATCAAGGCGGCCGTCGGAATCCCGCTCGTGCTGCACGGCGGGTCGTCGAACCCCGATGCGGAGCTCGCGCGCGCGGTCGAACTGGGAGTGAACAAGATCAACATCTCCAGCGACATCAAGGTCTCGTACCACAACCGGATGCGCGAGATCCTCGGCACCGACGAGCGCCTGCGCGAGCCGAACGCGATCCAGCCCGAGCCGATCGCGGCCATGAAGGCGACCGCGGCTGAGAAGATCAGACTGTTCGGCGCAGACGGCAAGGCCGAGCTGTACTGA
- a CDS encoding DUF3817 domain-containing protein, translating into MPEPKVASFPAIRGALKFYQIASIITGVMLLLLLTEMVLKYTPIHLELFLGGSGGPLWFAGVLAGPDCQWWSLFAPMTNSCEMTSLGDGFNLSLFILVAHGWFYVVYLFACFRMWSLMRWPFPRFILLALGGVIPLLSFFMENVVAREVKTYLATREAAQAPAPEGVR; encoded by the coding sequence ATGCCCGAACCGAAAGTCGCCAGCTTTCCGGCGATCCGCGGTGCGCTGAAGTTCTACCAGATCGCGTCGATCATCACCGGAGTCATGCTGCTCCTGCTGCTGACCGAGATGGTGCTGAAGTACACGCCGATCCACCTCGAACTCTTCCTCGGGGGCTCCGGAGGACCGCTCTGGTTCGCGGGCGTCCTCGCGGGCCCGGACTGCCAGTGGTGGTCGCTGTTCGCGCCGATGACCAATTCCTGCGAGATGACCTCGCTGGGTGACGGGTTCAACCTGTCGCTGTTCATCCTCGTCGCGCACGGCTGGTTCTACGTCGTGTACCTCTTCGCGTGCTTCCGCATGTGGAGCCTGATGCGCTGGCCGTTCCCCCGCTTCATCCTCCTCGCCCTCGGTGGTGTGATCCCGCTGCTCTCCTTCTTCATGGAGAACGTGGTCGCCCGCGAGGTCAAGACCTATCTCGCCACTCGAGAGGCCGCACAGGCCCCCGCCCCGGAAGGTGTCCGTTGA
- a CDS encoding RNA polymerase sigma factor, whose translation MTEAHDSDPARPAPDEGARRAVAAVWRIESAKIVATLTRMVGDFGLAEDLAQEALLDALRQWPVEGVPRNGAAWLTAVARRKAVDGWRRRERLDERMAVLAHDLEREQHAATDAPPWDPDAVDDDVLRLIFISCHPVLSREAQVALTLRVVGGLSSEEIARAFLVPTATVQQRIVRAKKTLAAAHVPFEMPPREQHAERLGAVLGVLYLVFNEGHSASSGPDWMRPELSAEAIRLTRVLAALMPRERDPLSLLALMELTAARFAARVDANGDPVLLADQDRRRWDRGRIARGRDALARADARGTGRGAYGLQAAIAECHAVAASVQETDWDRIVVLYEALGRIAPSPVVELNRAAAVAMAVGPASALQIVDALAASGALAGYHLLPATRAELLLRLGRRDEARGEFAVAAALAGNERERALLAAKAVES comes from the coding sequence ATGACAGAGGCTCACGACAGCGATCCGGCCCGCCCCGCCCCCGACGAGGGCGCGCGGCGGGCCGTCGCGGCCGTGTGGCGCATCGAGTCGGCGAAGATCGTCGCCACCCTCACACGCATGGTCGGCGACTTCGGCCTCGCCGAGGATCTCGCTCAGGAGGCGCTGCTGGACGCGTTGCGCCAGTGGCCCGTCGAGGGGGTGCCGCGCAACGGAGCCGCGTGGCTGACGGCGGTGGCCAGACGCAAGGCGGTCGACGGGTGGCGTCGGCGCGAACGGCTGGACGAGCGGATGGCGGTGCTCGCCCACGACCTGGAGCGCGAGCAGCATGCGGCGACCGATGCCCCGCCGTGGGACCCGGATGCCGTCGACGACGACGTGCTCCGGCTGATCTTCATCTCCTGCCATCCCGTGCTCTCCCGCGAGGCCCAGGTCGCCCTGACCCTGCGTGTCGTGGGCGGCCTGTCGAGCGAGGAGATCGCTCGGGCCTTCCTGGTCCCGACGGCGACCGTGCAGCAGCGCATCGTGCGCGCGAAGAAGACCCTCGCTGCCGCGCACGTGCCGTTCGAGATGCCCCCTCGCGAGCAGCATGCGGAGCGGCTGGGTGCGGTCCTCGGCGTGCTCTACCTGGTCTTCAACGAGGGGCACTCGGCCAGCAGCGGACCCGACTGGATGCGCCCCGAGCTGAGTGCCGAGGCGATCAGACTCACGAGAGTGCTCGCGGCGCTGATGCCGCGAGAGCGGGATCCGCTCAGCCTGCTCGCCCTGATGGAGCTCACGGCTGCACGCTTCGCCGCGAGGGTCGACGCGAACGGGGATCCCGTGCTGCTCGCCGATCAGGATCGGCGGCGTTGGGATCGCGGCCGGATCGCGCGCGGGCGCGATGCGCTGGCACGGGCAGACGCGCGCGGAACAGGTCGCGGCGCGTACGGACTGCAGGCCGCGATCGCGGAATGCCATGCGGTGGCGGCCTCGGTGCAGGAGACCGACTGGGACCGCATCGTCGTGCTCTATGAGGCACTCGGCCGTATCGCACCGTCACCCGTGGTCGAGCTCAACCGGGCGGCGGCCGTGGCGATGGCTGTGGGTCCGGCATCCGCACTGCAGATCGTGGATGCTCTCGCGGCCTCGGGCGCCCTGGCCGGGTATCACCTGCTTCCTGCGACCCGAGCGGAGCTGCTGCTGCGCCTCGGTCGTCGGGACGAGGCCCGAGGCGAGTTCGCCGTCGCTGCGGCGCTGGCCGGGAACGAGCGCGAGCGCGCGCTGCTCGCCGCCAAGGCCGTGGAGAGCTGA
- a CDS encoding ADP-dependent glucokinase/phosphofructokinase: protein MIGEAGVAARDRQLVLGLGGTVDFELRWDSAVVERLARELRVRRHELTPSAPITDERSLLVTILAFVAAGTGAERFVASSEILERFAGHFAYDVTLGGTGVRAGLVLDSLGIPSVQHLVSIDDNVRRLLPPAITVLSSATRDTLDPHLIVQYPVGATVRLVDGDIVSPAANRLIFANDPPNREMVIAEGLPDALATASAFLISGFNTMQDHSLLEERLDDIARALPRLPADALVYYEDAGFYTRAFAETVRRRLLPSIHVYGMNEDELQEYVGHPVNLLDAADVTCALEEVQRIIPVPALVVHTRYWAIAVGPQSARHREALESAVRVAATRYRVGDGFTPEEAEATASMPRHSGGSQLVAEVERSITDAVGVPAFSLDVAHPTTIGLGDSFVGGFLAVHAENGR from the coding sequence ATGATCGGTGAAGCGGGCGTGGCAGCACGCGACAGGCAGCTCGTGCTCGGGCTCGGCGGAACGGTCGACTTCGAGCTCCGGTGGGATTCCGCCGTGGTCGAGCGACTCGCGCGCGAGCTGCGCGTGCGCCGACACGAGTTGACGCCCTCGGCGCCGATCACCGACGAGCGCTCCCTTCTGGTGACCATCCTCGCGTTCGTCGCGGCGGGCACGGGCGCGGAGCGGTTCGTCGCCTCCTCCGAGATCCTGGAGCGGTTCGCGGGGCACTTCGCGTACGACGTGACCCTCGGCGGCACGGGGGTGCGGGCGGGGCTGGTGCTCGACAGCCTCGGCATCCCCAGCGTCCAGCATCTGGTGAGCATCGACGACAACGTGCGACGACTGCTGCCCCCGGCCATCACCGTCCTGTCCTCCGCCACGCGCGACACGCTCGACCCCCACCTGATCGTGCAGTATCCGGTGGGGGCGACCGTGCGCCTCGTCGACGGCGACATCGTCTCACCCGCGGCCAATCGGCTGATCTTCGCGAACGATCCGCCGAACCGCGAGATGGTGATCGCCGAGGGGCTGCCGGATGCGCTCGCCACGGCATCCGCCTTCCTGATCTCCGGGTTCAACACGATGCAGGACCATTCCCTGCTCGAAGAGCGCCTCGACGACATCGCCCGCGCGCTGCCTCGACTCCCCGCGGACGCGCTGGTCTACTACGAGGACGCGGGCTTCTACACGCGCGCGTTCGCCGAGACCGTGCGCAGGCGGCTGCTGCCGAGCATCCACGTGTACGGGATGAACGAGGACGAGCTGCAGGAATACGTCGGGCATCCGGTGAACCTGCTCGATGCGGCCGACGTGACGTGCGCGCTGGAGGAGGTGCAGCGGATCATCCCGGTGCCGGCTCTCGTCGTGCACACCCGGTACTGGGCGATCGCCGTCGGCCCGCAGTCCGCACGTCATCGCGAGGCGCTCGAGAGCGCCGTCCGCGTCGCCGCCACGCGCTATCGCGTCGGCGACGGCTTCACGCCGGAGGAGGCAGAGGCGACGGCTTCGATGCCGCGGCACTCCGGCGGTTCGCAGCTGGTCGCAGAGGTCGAGAGGAGCATCACGGATGCCGTCGGCGTGCCCGCCTTCTCGCTCGACGTCGCGCATCCCACGACGATCGGCCTCGGCGACAGCTTCGTCGGGGGATTCCTCGCCGTGCACGCCGAGAACGGACGATGA
- a CDS encoding L-lactate dehydrogenase — protein MTTARTKITVIGAGSVGVSVAYAALIRGSAAEVALYDIATDKVDAEVLDLAHGTQFTSASVSGGSDLSVVDGSDVIVVTAGAKQQPGQTRMELSGINARLLETLMPQLVERAPQAVFLVVTNPADVMTVVAQRVSGLPPHRVFGSGTVLDTSRLRWRLAHRANVSTASVHADIVGEHGDTEFPLWSNATIGSVPILDWPADEPFTVEELDRIAIEVRDAAYAVIRGKGATNLAIGVSCARIAEAVLRDERAVLPVATVLDGQYGIDGVALSVPSVVGAAGAVPLGETPMSAHERAQLHASAAAIRAAIDELG, from the coding sequence ATGACCACGGCGCGGACGAAGATCACGGTTATCGGTGCAGGGAGCGTAGGGGTGAGCGTGGCGTATGCGGCGCTGATCCGGGGGAGTGCGGCCGAGGTCGCGCTCTACGACATCGCGACCGACAAGGTGGATGCCGAGGTGCTCGACCTCGCGCACGGCACCCAGTTCACCTCTGCCTCGGTCAGCGGCGGTTCCGATCTCTCGGTCGTCGATGGCAGCGACGTGATCGTGGTGACCGCCGGCGCGAAGCAGCAGCCGGGGCAGACCCGGATGGAGCTCTCCGGCATCAATGCGCGGCTGCTCGAGACGCTCATGCCGCAGCTCGTCGAGCGTGCGCCCCAGGCGGTGTTCCTCGTCGTGACGAATCCGGCCGATGTCATGACGGTGGTCGCCCAGCGCGTCTCCGGGCTGCCTCCCCACCGGGTGTTCGGATCCGGCACCGTCCTCGACACCTCCCGACTGCGCTGGCGTCTCGCGCACCGGGCGAACGTGAGCACGGCGAGTGTCCACGCCGACATCGTGGGCGAGCACGGCGACACCGAGTTCCCGCTGTGGTCCAACGCGACGATCGGATCCGTGCCGATCCTCGACTGGCCCGCCGACGAGCCGTTCACGGTCGAGGAGCTCGACCGGATCGCGATCGAGGTGCGTGACGCGGCCTACGCCGTGATTCGCGGCAAGGGCGCCACCAACCTCGCGATCGGCGTCAGCTGCGCCCGGATCGCCGAAGCGGTCCTGCGGGACGAGCGGGCCGTCCTCCCCGTCGCGACCGTGCTCGACGGCCAGTACGGCATCGACGGCGTCGCGCTGTCCGTGCCCTCTGTGGTGGGCGCGGCGGGTGCGGTGCCGCTGGGGGAGACGCCCATGAGCGCGCACGAGAGGGCTCAGCTGCACGCATCCGCCGCGGCGATCCGCGCGGCGATCGACGAGCTCGGATGA
- a CDS encoding carbohydrate ABC transporter permease: protein MSLRTSDDTEVIVTGVPLSRRRRQLRKTTESYAFLSPTIILLFVLMIVPIIMVIGYSFQDNVILNKSPEFVGIANYVEILSDPRFWKATGNTILFTVTSVVAHLVLGLTFAMMLNSPLLGRFSRSFFRALYILPWLFTVAVIAVLWRMLLAPNGVVNFLLNTDIEWLASPQLALGTIIFINIWAGYPFFMVSLLAGLQGIPNELNEAATVDGAGAVQRFWNVTIPQLRPIIVSLVLLDLIWTSQQFALIWMTTGGGPIDVTEVLSTFTYKLAFAKYDFSLAATSAVLVLLMSMVLAVFYVRHQKARD, encoded by the coding sequence ATGAGTCTGAGAACGTCCGACGACACCGAGGTGATCGTCACCGGGGTCCCGCTGTCGCGCCGCCGGCGCCAGCTGCGCAAGACCACCGAGTCGTACGCCTTCCTCTCGCCCACGATCATCCTGCTGTTCGTGCTGATGATCGTTCCGATCATCATGGTGATCGGGTACTCCTTCCAGGACAACGTGATCCTGAACAAGTCGCCCGAGTTCGTCGGAATCGCCAACTACGTCGAGATCCTGTCCGACCCGCGCTTCTGGAAGGCGACGGGCAACACCATCCTCTTCACGGTGACGAGCGTGGTCGCGCACCTCGTCCTCGGACTCACCTTCGCGATGATGCTGAACAGCCCGCTTCTCGGCCGCTTCTCGCGGTCGTTCTTCCGGGCCCTGTACATCCTGCCGTGGCTGTTCACGGTCGCCGTGATCGCGGTGCTGTGGAGGATGCTGCTCGCCCCCAACGGTGTGGTCAACTTCCTCCTCAACACGGACATCGAGTGGCTCGCCTCGCCGCAGCTCGCGCTGGGCACCATCATCTTCATCAACATCTGGGCCGGATACCCGTTCTTCATGGTGAGCCTCCTCGCCGGTCTCCAGGGCATCCCGAACGAGCTCAACGAGGCGGCGACCGTCGACGGCGCCGGTGCCGTGCAGCGGTTCTGGAACGTCACCATCCCGCAGCTGCGCCCCATCATCGTGAGCCTCGTGCTGCTCGATCTGATCTGGACCTCTCAGCAGTTCGCCCTCATCTGGATGACGACCGGTGGCGGCCCCATCGACGTCACCGAGGTGCTCAGCACCTTCACCTACAAGCTCGCCTTCGCCAAGTACGACTTCTCGCTCGCCGCCACGTCGGCCGTGCTCGTCCTGCTCATGTCGATGGTCCTCGCCGTCTTCTACGTCCGTCACCAGAAAGCGAGGGACTGA
- a CDS encoding carbohydrate ABC transporter permease, with product MALTIVAQRRVAKTGVTIGLILGAVFAAGPVLWMLSSSFKSNTQIFELPPRLITDTFSFDAYVAIFTNPETMRFFLNSYIVAGAVTILTLLVAIQAAYAFSRFDFRGKRILNVVIVSVQAVPPITLLIPYFGLMVALGLYNSYLGLILTYMVFTLPYAIIMMTGYFNTLPKELDEAVRVDGAGSMTALWRILVPISIPGIVSVGIYTFMIAWNEYLFALTLTRTIDMRTVPIGIQLLMGQHSYEWNQIMAMSVLGSIPVLLLFLFFQRYFIGGLTAGSVKS from the coding sequence GTGGCTCTCACCATCGTTGCCCAGCGCCGCGTCGCGAAGACCGGCGTGACGATCGGACTGATCCTCGGAGCGGTCTTCGCCGCCGGCCCCGTGCTGTGGATGCTGTCGAGTTCGTTCAAGTCGAACACGCAGATCTTCGAGCTGCCGCCGCGACTGATCACCGACACGTTCTCGTTCGACGCCTACGTCGCGATCTTCACCAACCCCGAGACGATGCGGTTCTTCCTGAACAGCTACATCGTCGCCGGCGCGGTCACCATCCTCACCCTCCTCGTCGCGATCCAGGCGGCGTACGCGTTCAGCCGGTTCGACTTCCGCGGCAAGCGCATCCTGAACGTGGTGATCGTGAGCGTGCAGGCCGTGCCGCCCATCACACTGCTCATCCCGTACTTCGGGCTCATGGTGGCCCTCGGGCTCTACAACTCGTACCTCGGACTGATCCTCACGTACATGGTGTTCACGCTGCCCTACGCGATCATCATGATGACCGGGTACTTCAACACGCTGCCCAAGGAGCTCGACGAAGCCGTGCGCGTCGACGGCGCGGGGTCGATGACCGCGCTGTGGCGCATCCTGGTGCCGATCTCGATCCCCGGCATCGTCTCGGTCGGCATCTACACGTTCATGATCGCGTGGAACGAGTACCTGTTCGCGCTGACGCTGACGCGAACGATCGACATGCGCACGGTGCCCATCGGCATCCAGCTGCTCATGGGCCAGCACTCGTACGAGTGGAACCAGATCATGGCCATGAGCGTGCTCGGGTCGATCCCGGTGCTCCTGCTCTTCCTCTTCTTCCAGCGCTACTTCATCGGCGGCCTCACGGCCGGTTCCGTGAAGAGCTGA